The genome window CGGGTTATTCGGCCCGTGTACGCCTTCGATCCATTGCGGATAATACGCGTCGAGCATCCCCGATTTCACCGGGAGAGTAATCTCAGCCGTCAATAAGCCGCGCGGCAGATCGGTCGCGTCGACGTGCGCTTTGATGGCGGCGGCGTTTGACGGTTGCACAGAAAGGGCGAGGCAAAAAATAACGGGTAACAAAGGGAACACAAACCAACGGTTCATGGCGTTTTCCTCAGGGGGTGATTTTTGTTAGAAAGAAAAGCATAGCAGGTGATGTTCATCGTAGCGATGGTCAACGCGTTTGAATAGCGATTGGGCAAAAAAAAATGCCGGAGCGAAGGGCCCCGGCGGAGATCGAGTCTTTTGCTTAGAAAAGCAAAGGAGATTTTGTTTAGTTAGCGAACAACATTTCCATGCGGGCGCGAATGCGCGGGCGGCGCAGTTTGTCCATCGCTTGTTCTTCGATGCGGCGCACACCTTCTGCGCTCAAGCCCATTTGCTGGCCGACTTTGCGCAGGCTCATTTTTTTGCCGTTTCCCTTTAAATTAAAGCGGTGAGTTAACACGTCGCGTTCGCGATCAGTCAGCAGGTTCATCGCTTCGTTTAAGCGGTTCTCGGCCTCGCGTCCCCACAAGGTTTCGCGGGGATCGGGGTGGTCTTCGTCAATCAAGACCCGCTCAAGGCCCGGGTGTTCATCGTCACGCGCATGTAAGGTTTGAAACGACGGCGCATAATCGGCGATTTGTTCGACCTTTTTGAGATCAACGTCTAATTGCTTGGCAATTTCTTCGTCGTAGGGTTTGCGTCCGTTGGATGTGAGAAAGACCTGTTCGAAGGCGCGGACTTTGCGCAGCATTTCTAACTTGTTAATCGGCAGATTGACCGGACGCGACTTTTGTTCGAGGGCGCGTTGCATGTACAGGCGGATCCACCAGGATGCGTAGGTAATCAGGCGGCATTCTCTGGACACGTCGAATTTTTCGACGGCGTCAATCAGCCCCAGAATGCCTTCTTGCACCAGGTCAGCCAAGCCGAGGCCTTGTTGTCTGAAGCGCATCGCCACTTTCACCACAAAGCGAATATTGGATTCAATCAGTCGGCGCCGCGCGGTTTCATCGCCCGTCTTTTTATAGAGGCGAATCATTTTTCGCTCTTCTTGTGGGCTTAACGGTTCGGTTGGGCAATCGCTGTTCATAAAACGCTTTATCGTATCGTAATCCATGATATCCACTCAACTTTCATCCCAGTGTGATCAACCTCACCTGCCTTTCCCTAGTACAAGGTTTGTGCCAGCCTGTCCAAAAATCATCTGAGATCATTAAATAACGGGTGGAAATATAGCTAAGATAAACAATTTGTGTT of Candidatus Hinthialibacter antarcticus contains these proteins:
- a CDS encoding sigma-70 family RNA polymerase sigma factor; translated protein: MDYDTIKRFMNSDCPTEPLSPQEERKMIRLYKKTGDETARRRLIESNIRFVVKVAMRFRQQGLGLADLVQEGILGLIDAVEKFDVSRECRLITYASWWIRLYMQRALEQKSRPVNLPINKLEMLRKVRAFEQVFLTSNGRKPYDEEIAKQLDVDLKKVEQIADYAPSFQTLHARDDEHPGLERVLIDEDHPDPRETLWGREAENRLNEAMNLLTDRERDVLTHRFNLKGNGKKMSLRKVGQQMGLSAEGVRRIEEQAMDKLRRPRIRARMEMLFAN